In Isosphaera pallida ATCC 43644, the sequence AACCATGAACGGGAACTGGACGAAGGGAAGGTTGCGAGGGACGCCACGATATTCCACCCTACACGGTGGCCACCATGTCGGTCAAGGGGTTGGCCCATGCGGTTGAGAGGCCAGGGGGGGGAGGGCCTCTCCCAAAACCCGCTCGTGGTAGTATCGTTTCATCCGTCGGTAATCCGGCCCACGAGAGGCGGCGACGAGCCCGAAGGTTCGGTCGATTTCCGCAACCGCCTCGTCGAAACTCCAGCCGCAGACCTTCATTCGATACGCCATCTGGACCATCGACGCCCGATTGATACCGTGGTGGCAGTGAAAGAAGACCGGCTGATTGGCCGGATCGCCCACCACCTTGACCGCCTCGTCGATTTGATCGAAGAGGTCGCGGCCTTGCATGAATCGGCGATCGTCCACGATCGGCAGGTGAACCCAGCGAGCGCCGTGGGCCTCCACCTGCGCCTTCTCCCGAATGGCCAGCGGATGGTCGGCGGGATGAGCCAGGGCGACCACGGTTTTGATGTCATAGTCGTTGAGCAACCGGCTCATAGGCCAAGGCTTCTGCCAGGCTCCCCGATAGACTCGTCCCGGCTCGATCTCGGCGAACTGGGATAGCAGCACGTAATCGTGACCGTGACGCCAGGCTTGCCACCCGGCCAGAACCGCCAACGCCAGCCAGGCGGTGAGCCGGATCGAACGCGGCAAGCTCAGCCAACGACCCCGGACGACCGACCACCCCCCCCTGTCGCACTCCGCACGAGGCGACGTGTGTGGTGGCGCGGCGGTCACTCGACCCGATCCGGTCGAGACGCCGTGGCGAAACCCGATCGAAGCGCGGTCGGTTTCGGGAGCGCTCGGCATGGTTCGTTTTTCCTACATAGAAAGACACGGAGAACCGGTTCACCAGTCGGAGGGGATCGTCGGTCCTCGACATCGAATCGAATCGAGCAGCGATGGCAGACTAGCCTCGATCGGTTGGACCGACAACGCCGATTGCCTGGGTAGCGTTTCAAATAAGCCCAACACGCAACATCGACCGTCGAACTCGGACAGTTCTCATGTTTTTGGACCAAGAGGTCGGGGGCTTCGGCGCGATCGATTCGACCGTCGCCATTCAACCGAGCTGACCCAGCGCTCAATTTGGTTCCAATCAAACGGGTCGGGGGCGGTCCCGGGTTCCGTTGGAACCCACCCCAGCAAGGGAAGCAATCCCCACTGAGCTTAGATGTCCAAAATGAATCGCGCGGTCCATCCTTGGTCGGTTCGACTGAGCTGAAAGTCGTGGCGGGTCACCGCCTTGACTTCGTGATCCAGGAGATGACGGTGAGGATCGATCGGCTCGCCGAGCAGTTCGGCAGTGAGACTTTTGCCGTGCTCGGCCACCTGGACCTGGAACATGGCGTAAACCCGTTGGCGGGTTTCGACGCGGAAGATCAACTCCGACAGCCAAGCCATCAGTAGCTCTTCGGGCGAGTCGGCCCTGAGGCTGACCGACTCGACCACTTCGGTTCGCACCTCGTGCCGATTCGCCACCACATAGTCCATCAATCCTTGCGCGCAGGTTCGAAACAGGTCGTCCAAATCACGTCCGTGAACCTGGAGACCGACATCGGCGGTGTGGTCCAACAGTTCGATTGTTCCCATTGTCGGTTAGGCACCCTGGGAGAATCGCCCGCTGCCCTCCTAGAACGAGACAGGGGTGGGGTTGCGAGAATCAATCCGAGAAACGCGATTGGCGCGGACGGACGGTGATTTGGCAAGTCCCCGGCTGATTTTTGGAAAGATTTCCAAAACGTTCTCAAAGTCAACCGCCGTGTGGACGATGCAATCTGTAGCGATTGCGCCTGGAGTCCCGAAAAAGACGGTTCAATCGATCGAAGCGAGGCCGAATCGAGAGATTGGCGTAGCTGGATCGAGGCGGACCGACCAAGCTCAAATGGACTCGCAGGGCGCGATCTGGATGGAATCGGCTTTCCCCACCTTCTACCAGATGACGAGGCGACCCGCCGTGGCAGACCTGAATGTTGACCCCCAACCGGTGGCCGGTGAACAGCGAACCGAACTCGGGCATGGGGATCGGATCCGCGGGGAGGGCCGCTGCCGTCGGGAAGGAACCACACGGATGGAGGAGACCCTCATCGACCGCGAACCGGACGGAACCGACTGGCACCAGTCGGTTGCGATTGACCGACCGATGGGATGCCAGTATCACAACGCCCCGACGAAGCCCTTGGTCTTGCCCGGTTCGAACGGGTCCGACTCCAAGGCCGGCGGGCCAGCCAAACTCGGAACCCCGACCGCTGGGATGGAACCCACTGGTCGGGATGCCGGACCGATCGCGCCCGCGGGCGGATCGGATCGTCAGTCGTCTTTGTTTTCCTGGCGGGACTTGTCGGAGCGATCGGCTTCGACTCCCGGGTGGGGTTGGGATCAAGGATGGATCGAGTGTCTGCCGCGGGGTCGCCGCGAGGGATCGTCCCACGGGACGGCTCTCCGCTCCGGTCGTCAGGAGAACGGCCGGCCGACTCGTCGGCGAAAGGAGGTCGCGTTGGGAAGGCTCAAGACATACGCTCTCCTCATGACGGCTGGCGCGTGGGGGCCTTTGGCCACCTCCCCGTCGGTCCAGGCCCAGGTCGCCGCTAGAGGCGAGGCGGCCCCTTCCGCGTCGGCACGCCCGGCGGCTCCGGTGCCCCCAATCGAGTATCTCAAGGCCGGAGCGCAGCTCTACAACGCGAGCAAGTTCGACTTGGCGGCCAAGTATCTCCAGGCGGCCCACGACTATCGTGACCAACTCACTCCCGAGGAACGTGAGGTGCTGCAGGATTACCTTGACGCCTATCGGGAGGCCACTGGCAAGAGCGTGACCGCCGCCGCGGCGAGTCCCGCTCTCAAGCGGGACGTCCAGATCCGCACCACGTCGGCCGGTTCGGAAAAGTCCCGCGCGATGGAACTGCTTGGCCGAGCCCGGCGCGAGTTGACCCTAGGCCGTCCCGAGGAGGCCAAGGCGTTGGCCCGCGAAGCGATGACCCTCAATGTCAGCTTCGCCCCAGGCGAGGATAGCCCTGAAGTGGTGATGCGCGACATCGAGCAGGCCGCCACCGTGCCGGCGACCCGCGGCGGCACCACCGACGAAAAACAAAAGGGCCGATGGCTGCTCAAAACCGCGCGTGAGCAGATGGCGATGGGCAACCTCGAGGCCGCCGCCGAGAAGCTCGCCGAAGTCGAACGCATGTCGGTCAAATGGGGTCTGTTCGACGACACGCCCGCCAAGGTGCGCAAAGATCTTGAAAAAATGATGAAGCGGGTCGGTTCCAACGCCGCGCCCGGCGGTTCGAACACGTCCGGTCGCAAAGACTTGGAGCAGGCCCGCGATCGTCTGCGTCAAGCCCGCGCTGCGTTGGACTCGAACGACCTAGACAAGGCCGAGGAGATTGCCCGCGAAGTCGAATCGTGGAACCTCAAATACGGCGTGTTCGAGGATCATCCTCTCAAGGTGATGGCCGCGGTCAAGGCGTTGCGCCAACGTGACGAGATGCGTGGTTTGGGCAGCAAAGCGACCCGTCCCACCGAGGGCATCTATCGAACCTTGGTCGAGCAGGCACGGGAACGGATTGCCCAGGGCAAGCTCGACGAGGCCGAGGAACTGGCCCGCAAGGCCAAATCGATCAACGCCTATCCCCCCGTCACGGCGGATCGGGCCGAGTCGGTCCTTTATGACCTGGCGTTGCTTCGCGCCAAGGCGGAGAAGGAGGGGAAGGTCGCCGAGCCCATGAGTACTCGGCTTGAACGCGAGGCCAATGAATTGCTGGCTCAGGGCAAGCGCGAGGAGGCCGCGGCCAAGTTCGCCGAAGCCGACCGGATGTTGGCTCAGGAAACCGGCCGTCCTCAGGTGGGCGAGCCGTCTCTGAGCGAGGAACCAGCTCCTACCAGCAAGGTGGACGCCCAGGTGGTAACCGTGACGACATCCGAACCTCAAGAGGGTGACCAAGCTGTCGAGAATGCCACTAGGACGGCCGCGTTGGCGTTGGATGATCCAGACGTGTCCGATCCGGTTGATCTCAAGGATGAACCGCTGCCTCAACCCATCGAGGATTTTGCCGACGCAGACGACTCGACCAAAACTGACAACGCCGCGATGGAACAGGCTCAAGCCCTGCTGAAAGCCGGCAACTTCGCTGCTGCCCGCGCCAAGGCCAAGGAAGCCATGAGTCGTCCCGAGCTGGCTGAGGCCGCCGAGGATCTGATGGCCCAGATTGGTCTGGCCGAGCAAGCCGCCGCTTTGAGCCTGTATGAGAATGCGTTGGCCGTGATGCGTCAGGGCGACTTCCCTCGGGCCAAGGCGATGCTGGAGGAGGTTCTGGCCTCTCAGGCCGAGTTGGACCCCGCTCTCCACGACCGCATCCGTCAAATGCTTGAACGGATCGTCGTCCCTGACGCCAACGGTGATAAGAACGTGGCCGAAGGTCAAACCGCGGTGACCAATGGTTCTAAGCCGGTTAGCCTCGAGGACGCTGAGACCATCCGGGTCCAACGGCTCAACGCCGAGGTCGGCGAGGCGGTGGCCAAGGCCCGACGTATGTTGGAGGTCGATCCCGACCAGTCGATCCGCATCCTTGAAGAGACCCTGACTCGGGTTCAAAGCGAACCGGTTTCTCCCTCCGCTTCCCGCGCGATGGTCCGACGAGTCGAGGTCGCCCTGGAGCTGGCCCGCCGCGACAAGGCCGAGTTTGACGCGCGGATGAAGGACGCCAACGAACGGGCGGCCATCGAACGCAAGCGTCTGCGGATTCTCGAAGCCGAGAAGGCCAAGCTGGAGCAATTCGGCGAGTTGATGACCAAGGCGACCGAGGCTCTGAACAACAACCAATACGTCGAAGCCGAAGCGTTTGCCAAAAAGGCGTTGGAAATCGACCCCAACGACGTAACCGCCACCGCGTTGATCTGGAAGGCGCAGTTCGAGCGGCGATACAAGACCGACGAAGAGACCCGCTCGCTCAAGGAGAAGTCGTTCGTCACCGCCATGCAGGAACTCGACAAGGCGTTCATCGTCCCTGACGATGTGCAGACCCGGTCGATCTCCTACCCCGAGACCTTCGCCGACCTGACCAAGAAGCGTCGCGAAGCTCAAGAACGCATGGCCTACCGCAAGCCGGAATCGACCCTGGCGATTGAGCGCAAGCTCAACGAGCCAATCACCATCAATGTTGATAAGCAACCGCTTGCGCAAGCGATGGAGTTCATCCGCAATTACACCGGTTTGAACGTGGTGATTGACCCCAAGGCGCTGGCGGCCGAGGGTCTCACGATGGAGTCGCCGGTGACCCTGCACGCCAACGACATCCGGCTCAAGAACGCTCTGCGTTACATGCTGGAACCCCTGGGGTTGACCTACCGGGCTGAGGAGGAAGTGCTGCTGATCACCTCACCCCAGTCCAACACCGCACGGTTGAGAACGGAAACCTACTACGTTGGCGATCTGGTCTTGGGACCCAACCAGCCCCGTAACGCTTTGGACGGCAACACCCAACTGGCCTCAGCCACCAGCGATCCGATGCTCAATCCGGTCACGACCAACACGATGGCTCAAACCCCCTTTGGTCAGGTGCCGGCGTCCAGTCTCAACGGTAACGCTGGATCGGCCAACGGCCTGCCCAGCGGAACCAACATCGTCAGCACTCCGGCCACCAAGGTCGATATGACTCCGCTGATTCAACTCATCACCACCTCAATCGCGCCGGGAACCTGGAAACTCCAAAGCGACGAGTACGGCGGCCTTGGCTTTGGTCAGTTGGGTGGCGATGCCGGACTGGGTGGTGGATTGGGCGGCGATGTGGGCGGTCAAGTGGGCACGATCACGCCGTTCTTCCTCAACATCAGCTTGATTATCCGCCACACCGACGAGGTCCACGAGCAGGTGGACGACCTGCTGCGGCAGCTTCGCCGGCTCCAGGACCTGCAAATCTCGGTGGAGGTGCGGTTCATCACGGTGGACGACAACTTCTTCGAGGAAATCGGTGTGGACTTCGACTTCGAGATCCAGGACGACGTAGTGGGTCGCAAGAGTTCCTTCGCCATCCTCAATGGCACGGCGAGTGACCTGTTCATCGACCCAACTGGCGACGATGTGGTGTCGCCGTTCCTGATCAACCAGAACCGCGATAAGGCCATTGGCAAACGTCCGCTGGTGGTTGGACGAGCCGCCCCCGGCGACGCGACCAACCCGGCGACCGCCTTCACCCCCAACCTGAACATCCCGTTCGTCAACAACACCGAGCAGGCCGCCACTCCCACCCTCGCGGGGTTCGTCCCCGGTGCCGGCGCGACCCTAGGTGTGTCGATCCTTTCCGACTTGGAAGTCTATCTGTTCATGCGGGCGGCTCAAACCGACGTTCGCTCGAACATCATCCAGGCTCCCAAGGTGACCACCTTCAACGGAGCCTTCGCCCAGGTCGCTAGCCAAACTCAGCAGTTCTACGTCGCTAGCGTGACCCCGGTGGTTGCCTTCGGCGCAGTGGCCTTCACGCCCGACGTCCAGCCGCTGCCCATCGGTATCACCTTGAACGTCCAGCCGGTGATCACGGCGGATCGTCGCTATGTGCGGCTGTCGCTCAACCCGGTGTTCATCTCCAACGCCAGCTTCCAGCAGTTCACCGTGGCCGGCGGCGTGGGTGGCATCGGCGGCATCGGCGGCATTGGCGGTGGTGATGGAGCGCAGATTGCCACCACCATCCAATTGCCCACCTTCACCCTGTTCACGGTCAACACCACGGTCACCGTCCCCGACGGCGGCACTGTGTTGCTCGGCGGTGTGAAGACCTCTGAAGAAGAGCGACGCGAGTTCGGCGTGCCGGTCCTCTCCAAGACGCCTTACCTCAACCGCCTCTTCCGCAATATTGGCATCGGTCGGACCTCCCGCTCGATTATGATGATGGTCACCCCCCGCATCATCATCCTCGAAGAGGAGGAAGAGCGTCTGGGCATCCCACCCACCATCTCGCTCTGATCCCAAACGCTCGATCTAACCGATCTGACCTGTTGAGACCAAGCTGAACGGCCTCCGGCCTCGACGAGGGAACCCAATCCCCCGTCGAGGCCGGTTCGCGTTGGAAACCTCACGGCCGAGTCGTTGTGCCGGACGACCTGGGAGTGGTCGTCATGATCCTGATCTCAGCCTCTCTCTCAACGACGCAGTTGACCGTGGAACCGCGACGGACGCTCAGGCGGCTCCAGACCGGGCGAACGCTTGACCGCGAAGAAACCCGTTCCCTGGCGTCCCAACACGGTCGGCACCGTGTTGCCCTTTTCGCCAAACTGGATCGCCCGGCCCCGCTGATGGGCATGGATGGAACCGGGACCCTTCAGGTCGTCGGTGGGACCAAACTGGGTCGTCCGTCCAAACACTTGGTTGGCTCCCGGATCGTAGGTGGCCGAGACCACCGAATCGATCAGATCGCCCCGAGGAATGTACAGCGGTCCCACCGAACCCGGAGCGCGGTTGGCCTCCAGGCCGTCCACGAACGACACATAATCGAACCCACCGGCGATCTCGGAGTTGGACAGATCGCCGGTGATCACCCCGCCGCCCACCGCACGTTGGGCCAGGATCGCCGCCGCCGTGAGAGCGTTGCCCGGTCGCGGCACGTAGCTGGTGACTCCAGTGGTCTGAGTTTGGGCGGAGGCGGGATCGACCCCCAACAGACCTTTTGTCTCGGCTGCGTCGGCCCGCAGTCGTCCAATCGTGGTGGCGGTCACCAACCCACCAAAGCCGCCAGTAGCTGGATCGCGCGGGAAGCTGTTGGGCACCCCCGGATTGACCAGTTCCACCGCCGCGGGATAACCCCGATCGAAATCGGGACGACCGAAGTTGGAGGCCACCCGCGCCGTGGAGACCGGGCTGTTGGCCCGGTTGTCCACCGGGGAACCTAACCCGCGGGCGAAGGTCAGCGAACCAATCGGCCCATTGACATCTAATCCAAGGCCGTCGGCGTTGCCGCCGAACTTGGCGTGAGCCAACCGGCTCATCCCGGTGAACCCGTCCTCGAACGGTCTCGCCGACCGCGATACCGTGACGTTGTGCGTCTCGCCATTGACCTTGATTCGACCCGCCGCCGGAGTTCGCAGCGCCGTGCGTCCCGTGGTGCCGACCTTGGTGAACTGGATGTTTTCCGCGGCGTTCTCGCGGGGAGCGCGGGTGATCGAGGTCGCCTCGAACGAACGCACCGGCGCATTGACCAGGAACTCGACCGTGGGATCGACCCGAGGCGCGGTTGGCGGCGGCAGAATCCGTTGCGACCGCGCGAACTGGCCGGTCGGGTCGTTGCGCAGCGGTTGCGTCTGACGGGCGGCGAACTCGTTCGAGTTGAACACCGTGTTGCGGATGGCGTTGAGCTTGATCCGTGGATGTGTGTGCACCAGGGGCGTGGTCGGATCGCCGATCACCACCTGGAACGGCTTGGCCAGCGCGGCGGTGGGAGTGCCAAGGTTGGCCTGGTCGATCGTGGCCTCAATGTTGTTGAACGACAGGGTGTTCACCCCGCCCGGCAGGAAGATTTCCGGATCCACGTTGAGTTCGGCCCCCGGCGTGCGGGTCCGCGCCAACGAGAACCCATTCAGGATAATCGAATGCGCCCCGGTTTCGCCCACCAGACGGTTGAAGAACACCACGCCGTCGCTGTGCCGGAACGACGGTTCGTTGGTGTTGCCCGCGCTCTTGGGGAACGAGGAGGCGGTGGTCTGGCCGGTGATCACCGTGCGTCGGAGATCGGTCCCAACCAGTTGAATCGTGTCGATGTCGTCGTTCAAGACGCCATCGTAGGGGGTCACATCAGTGACGATGATCGTTCCAGGCCCGTGCACCGTGATGACGTAGGTGTCGCCGTCGCGGTCCTGGCCACGGATGATCTTGCCATCGGCGTCCAATTGCAACAGCGACGCCTCGCTCGGCTTGAATCGGGGAGTCACTCGGACCGCCGGTCCTTCATGCTCGATGGTGCGAACATGAGCTGGGTCGATCAAATGATAACGACCAAAGCCGACCGTCAAGAGTAGCCTTGACTCCATCGTCTCGATGATCGGCGCGGCGTTGAGACGCCGGGACCGACCGGGTTTGTCGTGGTTGACCATCCGGGCCGCCAACCGTCCGCCGTCGGCGTCGGGGCGCGTCCGCCGCATTCCTCGCATCTCAGAATCCCTCCCTTCACGCGGAACTCGACCAATCGCTCCAACCCGGCCATCCCAACTCGGCGCGATGTCCGATCGAACCATTCTGATCGTCAAACCACGACGATGCTCGGCGTTCGATCTCATCTCACCCCAAGGTGCGACGACCGACGAAACAACGTCCTCCGCGCTCCTTGCTCCATCCTGGGGACTATCGCGGCGTTCGGTTGGAGACTGGGCTGGTAAACGGCCGCGACGCGAGCCGCTCGTCGAACCCACGCCGAACCGACCCGACGACTCCGCCTTGACAGTCCTTCAAATCGGCCCCCGTCGCCGATCCTCCCCACCCGTCCCGCCCCGACCACTCACCTAGGTGAACGATCGCGCTGGATGCGCCGATCCGACCCAACGGGACGAACCGCGCGGGTAGTCGTCATCCAACATCCCCCTGCGTTCGATCGGTTATGATTGAACATCGCGTCCCGGCGGTTCAGCCGATCGTCCCGGCGGTTCGCAACCCACCACCCTTGTGGATCAAGGCGTTGTTTCCATCCGCGATCACGGTATGAGGAGCCGCATGAACCCTAACGATTCGCTTCCACCTAACGTTCTGCATCGTCGTGTCGCAAGGCTCGCGTGGGCTGTCATGGTTCTGTCACTTGGGACGATCGCGTGCGGTTGCGCAGGCGCGCATCGCCGTCAAGTCTACTATCCCGGCTTCGAACACGAACGTCCTTCCAACAACTGGCGAACCCCCGGCACCGTCCCGGTCCCACCGCCTCGGTTCGAGGCGGAAAACTGACAATTCCGTAAGA encodes:
- a CDS encoding type II secretory pathway, component PulD, whose protein sequence is MATSPSVQAQVAARGEAAPSASARPAAPVPPIEYLKAGAQLYNASKFDLAAKYLQAAHDYRDQLTPEEREVLQDYLDAYREATGKSVTAAAASPALKRDVQIRTTSAGSEKSRAMELLGRARRELTLGRPEEAKALAREAMTLNVSFAPGEDSPEVVMRDIEQAATVPATRGGTTDEKQKGRWLLKTAREQMAMGNLEAAAEKLAEVERMSVKWGLFDDTPAKVRKDLEKMMKRVGSNAAPGGSNTSGRKDLEQARDRLRQARAALDSNDLDKAEEIAREVESWNLKYGVFEDHPLKVMAAVKALRQRDEMRGLGSKATRPTEGIYRTLVEQARERIAQGKLDEAEELARKAKSINAYPPVTADRAESVLYDLALLRAKAEKEGKVAEPMSTRLEREANELLAQGKREEAAAKFAEADRMLAQETGRPQVGEPSLSEEPAPTSKVDAQVVTVTTSEPQEGDQAVENATRTAALALDDPDVSDPVDLKDEPLPQPIEDFADADDSTKTDNAAMEQAQALLKAGNFAAARAKAKEAMSRPELAEAAEDLMAQIGLAEQAAALSLYENALAVMRQGDFPRAKAMLEEVLASQAELDPALHDRIRQMLERIVVPDANGDKNVAEGQTAVTNGSKPVSLEDAETIRVQRLNAEVGEAVAKARRMLEVDPDQSIRILEETLTRVQSEPVSPSASRAMVRRVEVALELARRDKAEFDARMKDANERAAIERKRLRILEAEKAKLEQFGELMTKATEALNNNQYVEAEAFAKKALEIDPNDVTATALIWKAQFERRYKTDEETRSLKEKSFVTAMQELDKAFIVPDDVQTRSISYPETFADLTKKRREAQERMAYRKPESTLAIERKLNEPITINVDKQPLAQAMEFIRNYTGLNVVIDPKALAAEGLTMESPVTLHANDIRLKNALRYMLEPLGLTYRAEEEVLLITSPQSNTARLRTETYYVGDLVLGPNQPRNALDGNTQLASATSDPMLNPVTTNTMAQTPFGQVPASSLNGNAGSANGLPSGTNIVSTPATKVDMTPLIQLITTSIAPGTWKLQSDEYGGLGFGQLGGDAGLGGGLGGDVGGQVGTITPFFLNISLIIRHTDEVHEQVDDLLRQLRRLQDLQISVEVRFITVDDNFFEEIGVDFDFEIQDDVVGRKSSFAILNGTASDLFIDPTGDDVVSPFLINQNRDKAIGKRPLVVGRAAPGDATNPATAFTPNLNIPFVNNTEQAATPTLAGFVPGAGATLGVSILSDLEVYLFMRAAQTDVRSNIIQAPKVTTFNGAFAQVASQTQQFYVASVTPVVAFGAVAFTPDVQPLPIGITLNVQPVITADRRYVRLSLNPVFISNASFQQFTVAGGVGGIGGIGGIGGGDGAQIATTIQLPTFTLFTVNTTVTVPDGGTVLLGGVKTSEEERREFGVPVLSKTPYLNRLFRNIGIGRTSRSIMMMVTPRIIILEEEEERLGIPPTISL
- a CDS encoding tyrosine-protein phosphatase; this encodes MPSAPETDRASIGFRHGVSTGSGRVTAAPPHTSPRAECDRGGWSVVRGRWLSLPRSIRLTAWLALAVLAGWQAWRHGHDYVLLSQFAEIEPGRVYRGAWQKPWPMSRLLNDYDIKTVVALAHPADHPLAIREKAQVEAHGARWVHLPIVDDRRFMQGRDLFDQIDEAVKVVGDPANQPVFFHCHHGINRASMVQMAYRMKVCGWSFDEAVAEIDRTFGLVAASRGPDYRRMKRYYHERVLGEALPPLASQPHGPTP
- a CDS encoding archease, with amino-acid sequence MGTIELLDHTADVGLQVHGRDLDDLFRTCAQGLMDYVVANRHEVRTEVVESVSLRADSPEELLMAWLSELIFRVETRQRVYAMFQVQVAEHGKSLTAELLGEPIDPHRHLLDHEVKAVTRHDFQLSRTDQGWTARFILDI